The segment CCTTGAGCCACACGAGGCGCATCTTGCCTTATGGACCGTGCCGTGGTAGTGAATCACATTCTTGCTGCCTGCTTTCTCATGCAGCCCATCGACGTTCTGAGTGACGATGCATTTGACAATCCCCAGGTTTTCAAGCGCTGCCAGAGCATGGTGGCCGGGGTTTGGTTCGGAGTCCCTGATATCCCTGAAAAACGTGGCATAGAGGCTGTCACTGTCGGAAACCTCCTCCCAGTAAGCCTTCGGGTCTTTCAGGAACAGACCATATCGCTCGTAAGCTTTGGCTTCTGCTTGCCTGTTGGTAGTCCAAAGCCCTTGCGGACCCCTGAAGTCCTGTATTCCTGATTCAGTGGATATACCGGCGCCGGTTAAGACGATGGCGTACTGGCTGCCGATGAGATCGGCGGCTGCTCGCTCGATTGGATTTGCCGCAGGTTCATTCCCCGGGTCACGCAATTTACATTCCCCTCATAAACTCAGGCCGGAGCAGGGCCGGGTCTTTGGTTGCCAGAACCCTCTCCACTTCCTTCATCATCCGGTCTTTATCCCGGGGCAGCGTCCCCCGGATCGAGAGATAGTTCGAGGCATGCATGGAGCTGAAGAAACA is part of the Dehalococcoidia bacterium genome and harbors:
- a CDS encoding NAD-dependent deacylase, with product MRDPGNEPAANPIERAAADLIGSQYAIVLTGAGISTESGIQDFRGPQGLWTTNRQAEAKAYERYGLFLKDPKAYWEEVSDSDSLYATFFRDIRDSEPNPGHHALAALENLGIVKCIVTQNVDGLHEKAGSKNVIHYHGTVHKARCASCGSRFELDLISLEDLPPRCGCGGIIKLDVVHFTEPIPSDVMEMARDEALKCDLMLICGTSAVVYPFAALPRITREMGKQNAKVIEINAEPTSLTHENISDYLIQGQTGKTLPEIVERVGLLLQAGKSS